In Rattus norvegicus strain BN/NHsdMcwi chromosome 3, GRCr8, whole genome shotgun sequence, a genomic segment contains:
- the Rassf2 gene encoding ras association domain-containing protein 2 isoform X1 produces the protein MDYTHQTALIPCGQDKYMPKSELLLHLKTYNLYYEGQNLQLRHREEEDEFIVEGLLNISWGLRRPIRLQMQDDHERIRPPPSSSSWHSGCNLGAQGTTLKPLTVPTVQISEVDMPVENMETHSPTDSRGLKPVQEDTPQLMRTRSDVGVRRRGNVRTSSDQRRIRRHRFSINGHFYNHKTSVFTPAYGSVTNVRINSTMTTPQVLKLLLNKFKIENSAEEFALYVVHTSGEKQKLKNSDYPLIARILQGPCEQISKVFLMEKDQVEEVTYDVAQYIKFEMPVLKSFIQKLQEEEDREVEKLMQKYTVLRLMIRQRLEEIAETPETI, from the exons GAGTGAACTTCTCCTACATTTAAAGACATACAACTTGTACTATGAAGGCCAGAACCTGCAACTCCGACACCGAGAG GAAGAAGACGAGTTCATTGTGGAGGGGCTGCTGAACATCTCCTGGGGGCTGCGCAGGCCCATTCGGCTGCAGATGCAGGATGACCACGAACGCATCCGTCCcccaccatcctcctcctcctggcaCTCCGGCTGTAACCTGGGTGCACAGGG CACCACACTGAAGCCCCTTACCGTGCCCACTGTCCAGATCTCAGAAGTGGATATGCCCGTTGAAAACATGGAGACGCACAGCCCAACAG ATTCCAGAGGCCTGAAGCCTGTGCAGGAGGACACCCCACAGTTGATGCGCACACGCAGTGATGTTGGGGTGCGCCGCCGTGGCAATGTGAGAACATCCAGTGACCAGCGGCGAATCAGACGCCATCGCTTCTCCATCAATGGCCATTTCTATAACCACAAG ACATCAGTGTTCACACCAGCCTATGGCTCTGTCACCAATGTCCGCATCAACAGCACCATGACAACTCCGCAGGTCCTGAAGCTGCTGCTCAACAAGTTTAAG ATTGAGAATTCGGCAGAGGAGTTCGCGTTGTACGTGGTCCACACCAGTGGTG AGAAGCAGAAGCTGAAGAACTCTGACTACCCCCTGATTGCCCGCATCCTCCAGGGCCCCTGTGAGCAGATCTCCAAAGTTTTTCTGATGGAGAAGGACCAGGTGGAGGAGGTCACCTATGAT GTGGCCCAGTATATAAAGTTTGAGATGCCAGTCCTTAAAAGCTTCATTCAGAAACTCCAGGAGGAAGAAGACCGGGAGGTGGAGAAGCTGATGCAAAA GTACACGGTGCTCCGGCTAATGATTCGGCAAAGGCTAGAGGAGATAGCAGAGACCCCTGAGACTATCTGA